In one window of Thiobacillus sp. DNA:
- the aroB gene encoding 3-dehydroquinate synthase produces MQTLSVDLGDRSYPIHIGPGLLDQAGLVLPLLKQKRAVIVTNTTVGPLYLERFSQTLRNAGVLVDSVVLPDGEAYKSWETLNLIFDALLTQRAERKTTLVALGGGVIGDLTGFAAACYQRGMPFIQVPTTLLAQVDSSVGGKTGINHPLGKNMIGAFYQPQLVLADTDTLKTLPDRELSAGLAEVIKYGLIRDAAFFAWLEANMDRLVSRDTEALIYAIRRSCEHKAEVVAADERESGQRALLNLGHTFGHAIEAGMGYGVWLHGEGVSAGTMLAADLSWRMGLINQADVDRMAALFRRAGLPTVAPDLGEAAYMEYMGVDKKVEGGKIRFVLFKHLGEAFVSGDYDPAALKATLTEAVARG; encoded by the coding sequence ATGCAGACACTGAGCGTCGACCTGGGCGATCGCTCCTATCCCATCCACATCGGCCCTGGCCTCCTGGACCAGGCCGGCCTGGTGCTGCCCCTCCTGAAACAGAAGCGGGCGGTCATCGTCACCAACACCACCGTGGGGCCCCTGTACCTGGAACGCTTCAGCCAGACCCTGCGCAATGCGGGCGTGCTGGTGGACTCCGTGGTGCTGCCCGACGGCGAGGCCTACAAGAGCTGGGAAACCCTCAACCTCATCTTCGACGCCCTGCTCACCCAGCGGGCGGAGCGCAAGACCACCCTGGTGGCCCTGGGGGGCGGGGTCATCGGCGACCTGACGGGCTTCGCCGCCGCCTGCTACCAGCGGGGCATGCCCTTCATCCAGGTGCCCACCACCCTGCTGGCCCAGGTGGATTCCTCCGTGGGGGGCAAGACGGGCATCAACCACCCCCTGGGCAAGAACATGATCGGCGCCTTCTACCAGCCCCAACTGGTGCTGGCGGACACCGACACCCTCAAGACCCTGCCCGATCGGGAACTGTCCGCCGGCCTGGCGGAGGTCATCAAGTACGGCCTGATCCGGGACGCGGCCTTCTTCGCCTGGCTGGAGGCGAATATGGACCGGCTGGTGTCCCGGGATACCGAGGCCCTCATTTACGCCATCCGCCGCTCCTGCGAACACAAGGCGGAAGTGGTGGCGGCGGACGAGCGGGAATCCGGCCAGCGGGCCCTGCTGAACCTGGGCCACACCTTCGGCCACGCCATCGAGGCGGGCATGGGCTACGGCGTCTGGCTCCACGGTGAAGGCGTGTCCGCCGGCACCATGCTGGCGGCGGACCTGTCCTGGCGCATGGGCCTCATCAACCAGGCCGACGTGGACCGCATGGCCGCCCTGTTCCGGCGGGCCGGCCTGCCCACCGTGGCCCCCGACCTGGGGGAGGCCGCCTATATGGAATACATGGGCGTGGACAAGAAGGTGGAAGGCGGCAAGATCCGCTTCGTGTTGTTCAAGCATCTGGGCGAGGCCTTCGTCAGCGGCGACTATGATCCGGCGGCCCTGAAGGCCACCCTCACCGAGGCCGTGGCCCGTGGCTGA
- the xrtA gene encoding exosortase A codes for MNQAIRDWWKTLALIALVWTGLFALLHPTGANMVAIWERSETYAHGYIVLPIALWLVWRKRHLLMSTQAAPDLRLLVLAIGAAGLWLAARLMSVNVVEQYAFVGLLIVATWMLVGTKTSRAMLFPLAYLLLMVPNGDNFMPALMDFTADFTVFMVRLIGLPVYRDGTFFSLPSGDWSVVEGCSGIRYIISSVTLGLLYAYLTYRTPWKRFAFAVASFVVPIIANGMRATLIVLIAHYSDMTMALGVDHFIYGWVWFGIVMLIMFAVGNIWREDTLDEEHHAPPAISPKRAIVPAGVLLAVVALFPMYESHLSNREPLPSPLARVTPPADWTETSTPVTEWTPNWAGLDDQRILHLQQGDDRVMLFLGWYGAQRQGSELVNFDNQLVPQKHPIWRKPTETGRVVEIGGQSLDLRQAKVDSLVQNQKMMVWYWNRMAGESTTSAARIKVALGLRTLGGTDDAGAVVIIAAPYQERPETAEAVLRRFVADLQPSINPVLDHRGP; via the coding sequence ATGAATCAGGCCATCCGCGACTGGTGGAAAACCCTGGCCCTCATCGCCCTGGTCTGGACGGGGCTCTTCGCCCTGCTGCACCCCACCGGCGCCAACATGGTGGCCATCTGGGAGCGGTCGGAAACCTATGCCCACGGTTACATCGTCCTGCCCATTGCCCTCTGGCTGGTATGGCGCAAACGCCATCTGCTCATGTCCACCCAGGCGGCACCGGACCTGCGCCTGCTGGTGCTGGCCATCGGCGCCGCCGGGCTCTGGCTGGCGGCCCGGCTCATGAGCGTGAACGTGGTGGAGCAGTATGCCTTCGTGGGCCTGCTCATCGTGGCCACCTGGATGCTGGTGGGCACCAAGACTTCCCGGGCCATGCTGTTCCCCCTGGCCTACCTGCTGCTGATGGTGCCCAACGGCGACAACTTCATGCCCGCTTTGATGGATTTCACCGCCGACTTCACGGTATTCATGGTGCGACTGATAGGCCTGCCGGTGTATCGGGACGGCACTTTCTTTTCCCTGCCCAGCGGCGACTGGAGCGTGGTGGAAGGCTGTTCGGGCATCCGCTACATCATCTCCTCCGTGACCCTGGGCCTGCTGTATGCCTATCTGACCTACCGCACCCCCTGGAAACGCTTCGCCTTTGCCGTCGCCTCCTTCGTGGTGCCCATCATCGCCAACGGTATGCGGGCCACTCTCATCGTGCTCATCGCCCACTACTCCGACATGACCATGGCCCTGGGGGTGGATCACTTCATCTATGGCTGGGTGTGGTTCGGCATCGTCATGCTCATCATGTTTGCCGTGGGCAACATCTGGCGCGAAGACACCCTGGACGAGGAACACCATGCCCCGCCCGCCATTTCTCCCAAACGGGCCATCGTGCCCGCCGGGGTGCTGCTGGCCGTTGTGGCCCTCTTCCCCATGTATGAAAGCCATCTCAGCAACCGGGAACCTCTGCCTTCCCCCCTGGCCCGGGTCACCCCTCCCGCCGACTGGACCGAAACCTCCACCCCGGTCACGGAATGGACACCCAACTGGGCCGGACTGGATGACCAGCGGATCCTGCATCTGCAACAGGGCGATGACCGGGTGATGCTGTTCCTGGGCTGGTATGGCGCCCAGCGCCAGGGGTCGGAACTGGTCAACTTCGACAACCAGCTGGTGCCCCAGAAGCACCCCATCTGGCGCAAGCCCACCGAGACCGGGCGCGTCGTCGAGATAGGTGGCCAGTCCCTGGACCTGCGCCAGGCCAAGGTGGATTCCCTGGTGCAGAACCAGAAAATGATGGTGTGGTACTGGAACCGCATGGCGGGCGAGTCCACCACCAGCGCCGCCCGCATCAAGGTGGCCCTGGGTCTGCGCACGCTGGGCGGAACCGACGATGCCGGTGCCGTGGTCATCATCGCGGCGCCTTACCAGGAAAGGCCGGAAACTGCGGAAGCTGTCCTGCGCCGTTTTGTCGCCGACCTGCAACCGTCCATCAACCCGGTACTGGACCACCGGGGACCATGA
- a CDS encoding TIGR03088 family PEP-CTERM/XrtA system glycosyltransferase translates to MTDTRPLIAHVVYHFGTGGMENGMVNLFNHLPPERFRHMVISLAGYGDFRHRITAQEVAFHDLGKRPGHDYSWMARLYRQLRQHRPAILHTRNLNALEAQFVGAACRVPGRVHGEHGRDMSDIDGRNWKYNLLRRAGRRVVHRYIAVSRDLEGWLKNTVHVPAPRITQIYNGVDQKRFHPRGDESRPEVGPDGFFDGATCVIGSLGRMVAVKDYPTLTKAFIQLCQRAADPHGLRLVIVGNGPAMAECQALLHAAGLGGQACFPGDRTDTPDWLRAMDVFVLPSLGEGISNTILEAMATGLPIVATRVGGTPELVRQGENGSMWSPGDVTGLANLLAGYVADPARRKEEGRAARQRVEQTFSWYRAAASYQAVYENLLSKKP, encoded by the coding sequence ATGACCGATACGCGTCCCCTCATCGCCCATGTGGTCTATCACTTCGGCACCGGCGGCATGGAAAACGGCATGGTCAATCTGTTCAACCACCTGCCGCCGGAGCGTTTCCGACACATGGTGATCAGCCTGGCCGGCTACGGCGACTTCCGCCACCGCATCACCGCCCAGGAGGTGGCCTTCCACGACCTGGGCAAGCGCCCTGGCCACGACTACAGCTGGATGGCCCGGCTGTACCGCCAGCTTCGCCAGCACCGCCCCGCCATCCTCCACACCCGCAACCTCAACGCCCTGGAAGCCCAGTTCGTGGGCGCGGCCTGCCGTGTGCCTGGCCGGGTCCACGGCGAGCACGGCCGGGACATGAGCGACATCGACGGCCGCAACTGGAAATACAACCTGCTGCGCCGCGCCGGCCGCCGGGTCGTGCACCGCTACATCGCGGTCAGCCGGGACCTGGAAGGCTGGCTGAAAAATACCGTGCACGTACCTGCCCCACGCATCACCCAGATATACAACGGCGTGGACCAGAAGCGCTTCCATCCCCGGGGCGACGAGTCCCGTCCCGAAGTGGGCCCGGACGGCTTTTTCGACGGCGCCACCTGCGTCATCGGCAGCCTGGGCCGCATGGTGGCGGTGAAGGACTACCCCACCCTGACGAAAGCCTTCATCCAGCTTTGCCAGCGCGCCGCCGACCCGCACGGCCTGCGCCTGGTCATCGTGGGGAATGGTCCGGCCATGGCCGAGTGCCAGGCCCTGTTGCACGCCGCGGGCCTGGGCGGCCAGGCCTGCTTTCCCGGCGATCGCACCGACACGCCGGACTGGCTGCGGGCCATGGACGTGTTCGTCCTGCCCTCCCTGGGGGAAGGGATTTCCAATACCATCCTGGAGGCCATGGCCACGGGCCTGCCCATCGTGGCCACACGGGTGGGCGGCACGCCGGAACTGGTGCGGCAAGGGGAAAACGGCAGCATGTGGTCCCCCGGAGACGTAACTGGCCTCGCAAACCTGCTGGCTGGCTACGTGGCCGATCCGGCCCGGCGTAAGGAAGAAGGCCGGGCCGCCCGACAGCGGGTCGAGCAGACATTCTCCTGGTACCGGGCCGCGGCGTCCTACCAGGCGGTTTATGAAAATCTACTCAGCAAAAAGCCATGA
- the wecB gene encoding UDP-N-acetylglucosamine 2-epimerase (non-hydrolyzing) — protein sequence MTEILCIVGARPNFMKIAPIMAAFADQGIRAKLVHTGQHYDPAMSDSFFEQLGIPRPDVNLEVGSASHAVQTAEIMRAFEPVLDLEKPKAVLVVGDVNSTIACALVAAKKGVKVIHVEAGLRSYDRGMPEEINRVLTDQISDLLFTTEREALANLQKEGIAAERVHFVGNVMIDTLLGHLERAVPAETTLGGKPARGYASVTLHRPSNVDDPAVFKGLLDTLDRVAERMDVVFPIHPRTRATAEKFGFSPLLDRPGIRLLPPQGYLEMLGLTRDATVVITDSGGLQEETTALGVPCITVRDNTERPITLTEGTNTLTGPDPDKIWPVFEEVLATGGKRGRIPEFWDGQAAVRIAGFLRGWLDKRN from the coding sequence ATGACTGAAATCCTCTGCATCGTCGGCGCCCGACCGAATTTCATGAAAATCGCCCCCATCATGGCGGCCTTCGCGGACCAAGGCATCCGGGCCAAGCTGGTGCACACCGGCCAGCACTACGACCCGGCCATGAGCGACAGCTTCTTCGAGCAACTGGGCATTCCCCGCCCGGACGTGAACCTGGAGGTGGGTTCCGCCAGCCACGCGGTGCAGACCGCCGAGATCATGCGCGCCTTCGAGCCGGTGCTGGACCTGGAAAAGCCCAAGGCCGTGCTGGTGGTGGGGGACGTGAACTCCACCATCGCCTGCGCCCTGGTGGCGGCCAAGAAGGGCGTCAAGGTCATCCACGTGGAGGCAGGCCTGCGCAGCTACGACCGGGGCATGCCGGAGGAGATCAACCGGGTGCTCACCGACCAGATCTCCGACCTGCTGTTCACCACGGAGCGGGAGGCCCTGGCCAACCTGCAGAAGGAGGGCATCGCCGCCGAGCGGGTGCATTTCGTCGGCAACGTCATGATCGACACCCTGCTGGGCCACCTGGAACGGGCCGTGCCGGCGGAAACGACCCTGGGTGGCAAGCCGGCCCGGGGGTATGCCTCCGTGACCCTGCACCGACCCTCCAACGTGGACGACCCCGCCGTGTTCAAGGGCCTGCTGGACACCCTGGACCGGGTGGCGGAACGCATGGACGTGGTATTCCCCATCCATCCCCGCACCCGGGCCACGGCGGAGAAGTTCGGTTTTTCCCCGCTGCTGGATCGCCCCGGCATCCGCCTGCTGCCGCCCCAGGGCTACCTGGAGATGCTGGGCCTGACCCGGGACGCCACCGTGGTCATCACCGATTCCGGCGGCCTCCAGGAGGAAACCACCGCCCTGGGGGTGCCCTGCATCACCGTGCGGGACAACACCGAGCGGCCCATTACCCTCACCGAGGGCACCAACACCCTCACCGGCCCCGACCCGGACAAAATCTGGCCCGTGTTCGAGGAGGTGCTGGCCACCGGCGGCAAGCGGGGACGCATCCCGGAATTCTGGGACGGCCAGGCGGCGGTGCGCATCGCCGGTTTTCTGCGGGGCTGGCTGGATAAACGAAACTGA
- a CDS encoding amidotransferase 1, exosortase A system-associated, whose translation MCGITGIFDLRGQRPIDRDVMQRINDMQWHRGPDESGLYLEPGLGFGHRRLSIIDIAAGQQPMFNEDGTVAVVFNGEIYNFVDLIPELTALGHTFKTRSDTETIVHAWEQWGVDCVHHFRGMFAFALWDRNQQVFFMARDRLGVKPLHYAVTDEGFLVFGSELKTLTAWPGFRRDIDDEAVEDYFGYGYVPEPRTIYKSALKMPPGHRLLIRRGQPVTAPEEYWDVPFQSVGALSLEAAESEFIERFREAVKIRMVAEVPLGAFLSGGVDSSAVVAMMAGLSSQPVKTCSIAFPDPKYDESAYAKQVADRYRTDHHINMVESDDISLVDELARLYDEPYADSSAMPTYRVCQLARKDVTVALSGDGGDENFAGYRRYRWHSYEERMRHLLPYGMRKPLFGFLGSTYPKADWAPKVLRAKTTFQAMARDTVEGYFHGVSVMGDDLRDKVYSAAFRKRLNGYRAVEVLRRHHAHSPVRDGDAVSQVQYLDMKTYMVGDILTKVDRASMAHALEVRVPFLDHKLMEWVSGLPVDYKLHGTEGKYMLKKALEPHLPHDIMYRRKMGFSIPLAEWFRGPLKDKLYTALTSQRMADTGLFDMAFLKRMADDHAKGVRDYSASLWSLYMFEAFLRHQESSGSAT comes from the coding sequence ATGTGCGGCATCACCGGCATCTTCGACCTGCGCGGCCAGCGCCCCATCGACCGGGACGTGATGCAGCGCATCAACGACATGCAATGGCACCGGGGACCGGACGAGTCCGGCCTGTACCTGGAACCGGGCCTGGGCTTCGGCCACCGGCGCCTGTCCATCATCGACATCGCCGCCGGCCAGCAGCCCATGTTCAACGAGGACGGCACTGTGGCCGTGGTGTTCAACGGCGAGATCTACAACTTCGTCGACCTGATCCCCGAACTCACCGCCCTGGGCCATACCTTCAAGACCCGCTCGGATACGGAAACCATCGTCCACGCCTGGGAGCAGTGGGGCGTGGACTGCGTGCACCACTTCAGGGGCATGTTCGCCTTCGCCCTGTGGGACAGGAACCAGCAGGTATTCTTCATGGCCCGGGACCGCCTGGGGGTGAAGCCCCTGCACTACGCCGTCACGGACGAAGGCTTCCTGGTGTTCGGCTCCGAACTCAAGACCCTCACCGCCTGGCCCGGCTTCCGCCGGGACATCGACGACGAGGCGGTGGAGGACTACTTCGGCTACGGCTACGTGCCCGAGCCCCGCACCATCTACAAGTCGGCCCTGAAGATGCCCCCCGGCCACCGCCTCCTGATCCGCCGGGGCCAGCCCGTGACGGCCCCCGAGGAATACTGGGACGTGCCCTTCCAATCGGTGGGCGCCCTCAGCCTGGAGGCCGCCGAATCCGAATTCATCGAGCGCTTCCGGGAGGCCGTGAAGATCCGCATGGTGGCCGAGGTACCCCTGGGGGCCTTCCTCTCCGGCGGTGTGGATTCCTCCGCCGTGGTGGCCATGATGGCGGGCCTGTCCAGCCAGCCCGTAAAGACCTGCTCCATCGCCTTCCCGGACCCCAAGTACGACGAATCCGCCTACGCCAAGCAGGTGGCGGACCGCTACCGCACCGACCACCACATCAATATGGTGGAGTCCGACGACATCAGCCTCGTCGATGAACTGGCCCGGCTCTACGACGAGCCCTACGCCGACTCCTCCGCCATGCCCACCTACCGGGTCTGCCAGCTGGCGCGCAAGGACGTCACCGTGGCCCTGTCCGGTGACGGCGGCGACGAGAACTTCGCCGGCTACCGCCGCTACCGCTGGCACTCCTACGAGGAGCGCATGCGCCACCTGCTGCCCTACGGGATGCGCAAGCCCCTGTTCGGCTTCCTGGGCAGCACCTATCCCAAGGCGGACTGGGCTCCCAAGGTGCTACGCGCCAAGACAACCTTCCAGGCCATGGCCCGGGACACGGTGGAAGGCTATTTCCACGGCGTTTCGGTCATGGGGGACGATCTGCGCGACAAGGTCTACAGCGCCGCCTTCAGGAAGCGCCTGAACGGCTACCGGGCGGTGGAGGTATTGCGCCGCCACCACGCCCACTCCCCCGTGCGGGACGGCGATGCCGTATCCCAGGTGCAGTACCTGGACATGAAAACCTACATGGTGGGGGACATCCTCACCAAGGTAGACCGGGCCAGCATGGCCCACGCCCTGGAGGTACGGGTGCCCTTCCTGGACCACAAGCTCATGGAATGGGTCTCCGGCCTGCCGGTGGACTACAAGCTCCACGGCACGGAGGGCAAGTACATGCTCAAGAAGGCCCTGGAACCCCACCTGCCCCACGACATCATGTACCGGCGCAAGATGGGCTTCTCCATTCCCCTGGCGGAGTGGTTCCGGGGGCCGCTGAAGGACAAGTTGTATACCGCGTTAACCTCCCAGCGCATGGCCGACACGGGCCTGTTCGACATGGCCTTCCTCAAGCGCATGGCCGATGACCATGCCAAGGGGGTACGGGACTACAGCGCCTCCCTGTGGTCCCTGTACATGTTCGAGGCCTTTCTGCGACACCAGGAATCGTCCGGTTCGGCCACCTGA
- a CDS encoding DUF4926 domain-containing protein gives MKTLDVVATLEDMPAKRLTKGQVGTIVETLGSGMYLVEFADLNGIAYAIEPIPGDKLMALRHAPAMAA, from the coding sequence ATGAAAACACTTGATGTGGTCGCCACCCTGGAGGACATGCCAGCCAAGCGCCTCACGAAGGGGCAGGTCGGCACCATCGTCGAGACCCTGGGATCAGGCATGTATCTCGTGGAATTCGCCGATCTGAATGGCATCGCCTACGCCATTGAGCCGATTCCCGGCGACAAGCTCATGGCACTTCGACACGCCCCGGCCATGGCCGCATAA
- a CDS encoding glycosyltransferase, exosortase A system-associated has product MRILHVFDHSLPLHSGYTFRSANILRGQRRLGWETFHLTSPKHLNPKGLEEEADGLRFYRTPQPDGLASKLPVVNQWALMEATEIRLMDLAKQLRPDIIHAHSPVLNAWPAIHVGRALGIPAVYEIRAFWEDAAVDHGTQKEGGLRYRLTKTMETRAVRAASQVVTICQGLRGDLISRGIPSDMIGVVPNAVDIDHFQLSAGPDPELKAKLGLEGCRVIGFLGSFYAYEGLDLLLAALPNILEQAPDVRVLLVGGGPQEANLKAQAQSMGLADKVVFVGRVPHAEVSRYYDLVDLLAYPRHAMRLTDLVTPLKPLEAMAQGHLLIASDVGGHKELIEDGATGFLFRAEDQVDLARKALEALNLPDRGTAIRANGRRFVEEVRNWDNSIANYKAIYGRALGRDL; this is encoded by the coding sequence CTGCGCATCCTCCACGTCTTCGACCACTCCCTGCCCCTGCATTCCGGCTACACCTTCCGCAGCGCCAATATCCTGCGGGGCCAGCGCCGCCTGGGCTGGGAAACCTTCCACCTCACCAGTCCCAAGCATTTGAACCCCAAGGGCCTGGAAGAAGAGGCCGATGGCCTGCGGTTCTATCGCACGCCCCAACCCGATGGCCTGGCCAGCAAGCTGCCGGTGGTGAACCAGTGGGCCCTGATGGAAGCCACGGAAATCCGCCTCATGGACCTGGCCAAGCAACTGCGACCGGACATCATTCACGCCCATTCCCCCGTCCTGAATGCCTGGCCCGCCATCCACGTGGGCCGTGCCCTGGGCATTCCCGCTGTCTATGAAATCCGCGCCTTCTGGGAAGACGCCGCCGTGGACCACGGCACCCAGAAGGAAGGTGGCCTGCGCTACCGTCTAACCAAGACCATGGAGACCCGGGCCGTGCGTGCCGCCAGCCAGGTGGTCACCATCTGCCAGGGCCTGCGGGGCGACCTGATATCCCGGGGCATCCCCAGCGACATGATCGGCGTGGTGCCCAACGCCGTGGACATCGATCACTTCCAGCTCAGCGCCGGCCCCGACCCCGAGTTGAAGGCCAAACTGGGCCTGGAGGGCTGTCGGGTGATCGGCTTCCTGGGCTCCTTCTACGCCTACGAGGGCCTGGACCTGCTGCTGGCCGCCCTGCCGAATATCCTGGAGCAGGCGCCGGACGTGCGCGTGCTGCTGGTGGGCGGCGGCCCCCAGGAGGCCAACCTCAAGGCCCAGGCGCAAAGCATGGGCCTGGCCGACAAGGTGGTGTTCGTGGGCCGGGTGCCCCACGCCGAAGTGAGCCGCTACTACGACCTGGTGGACCTGCTGGCCTATCCCCGCCACGCCATGCGCCTCACCGACCTGGTCACCCCCTTGAAGCCCCTGGAGGCCATGGCCCAGGGCCACCTGCTCATCGCCTCCGACGTGGGCGGCCACAAGGAACTCATCGAGGATGGCGCCACCGGCTTCCTGTTCCGCGCCGAGGACCAGGTGGACCTGGCCCGCAAGGCCCTGGAAGCCCTGAACCTGCCCGACCGGGGTACGGCCATCCGCGCCAACGGCCGGCGCTTCGTGGAAGAAGTGCGCAACTGGGACAACAGCATCGCCAACTACAAGGCCATCTACGGCAGGGCATTGGGGCGGGATTTATGA
- a CDS encoding nucleotidyltransferase substrate binding protein, translating to MNLNTDHLARCIRTLESSLALLDKAEPESIDYEVYRNAVVKGFELVLETSGKLLRKALKAYGGSPKAVDELFYKDVPRHAGKHGLLTPEAIQRWFAYRDNRNSTAHDYGEGFAKKTLALMPDFMADARNLETTLRKRFGGTDGEA from the coding sequence ATGAACCTCAACACCGACCATCTGGCGCGCTGCATCCGCACCCTGGAATCGTCCCTGGCGCTGCTGGACAAGGCGGAACCGGAAAGCATCGACTACGAGGTATACCGCAACGCCGTGGTCAAAGGGTTCGAACTCGTGTTGGAAACCTCCGGCAAATTGTTGCGCAAAGCCCTCAAAGCCTACGGCGGCAGTCCCAAGGCCGTGGATGAACTGTTCTACAAGGACGTCCCGCGCCATGCGGGCAAGCATGGCCTGCTTACACCGGAGGCCATCCAGCGCTGGTTTGCCTACCGCGACAACCGCAACAGCACCGCCCATGATTATGGCGAGGGGTTCGCGAAGAAGACGCTAGCGCTCATGCCGGACTTCATGGCGGATGCGCGCAATCTGGAAACCACGCTACGTAAGCGATTCGGGGGCACGGATGGCGAAGCTTGA
- a CDS encoding nucleotidyltransferase domain-containing protein: protein MAKLDLPEHCRLQLVPLFEQHVPGAEVWAYGSRVRGQSHASSDLDLVVRNPADLSQSQTRQVIGLREAIRESNLPILVDVLDWANIPPPFRGEIERAHVVIYAPSKTKNQVRHKPPQGLNELGGSEPRAEEIPRRRETGDDRQDEEQHAPRR, encoded by the coding sequence ATGGCGAAGCTTGATCTGCCCGAGCATTGCCGGCTCCAACTCGTCCCGCTGTTCGAGCAACATGTGCCGGGGGCGGAAGTGTGGGCCTATGGTAGCCGGGTCAGAGGCCAGTCCCATGCGTCCAGCGACCTGGACCTGGTGGTGCGCAATCCGGCCGACCTGAGCCAATCACAGACGCGGCAGGTGATCGGGCTGCGAGAAGCCATCCGCGAAAGCAATCTGCCCATCCTGGTGGACGTGTTGGACTGGGCCAACATCCCCCCGCCATTCCGTGGCGAGATCGAACGGGCTCATGTGGTCATCTATGCGCCGAGCAAGACCAAGAACCAAGTCCGGCACAAGCCACCACAGGGCTTGAATGAACTTGGCGGTAGCGAGCCGCGGGCCGAGGAAATTCCCCGTCGCCGCGAAACCGGGGATGATCGGCAGGACGAGGAGCAGCATGCCCCCCGCCGATAA
- a CDS encoding glycosyltransferase yields MTIEPRLIVFSSLFPNAVQPTAGLFIRERMFRVGKQLPLVVVSPKPWFPGQGLIRLFRPHYRPMPARMEVQSGFEVHFPRFLAIPGLFRGLDSLFMALASYSTLRRLKARGHNLIDAHFAYPDGHAATKLGRWLGLPVTVTLRGTEMPQSRNPALVPRLREVFRDAGKVITVSDSLRRLALSLGLSEDRGQVVGNGVDADKFAPVPRQEARTRYHLPENAKVLITVGGLVERKGFHRVIACLPALLKAHPDLHYLVVGGPCPEGDMSQALKDQAANLGLADRVHFLGSIPPAELKWPLSAADVFVLSTRNEGWANVILEAMACGLPVVATDVGGNAEVVSRPDLGEIVPFDDHAALTQAMGRALAKVWDASALRAYAEENSWDNRMETLAHIFTSTLLSHQGTGKKPPIANSEARVDTCHD; encoded by the coding sequence TTGACCATCGAACCCCGCCTCATCGTCTTCTCCAGCCTGTTCCCCAACGCGGTCCAGCCCACGGCCGGGCTGTTCATCCGCGAACGCATGTTCCGCGTGGGCAAGCAGTTGCCCCTGGTGGTGGTCTCCCCCAAGCCCTGGTTTCCCGGCCAGGGACTCATTCGCCTGTTCCGGCCTCACTACCGCCCCATGCCCGCCCGGATGGAAGTCCAGTCCGGCTTTGAAGTGCACTTCCCCCGCTTCCTGGCCATTCCCGGCCTGTTCCGGGGCCTGGACAGCCTGTTCATGGCCCTGGCCAGCTATTCCACCCTGCGCCGCCTCAAGGCCCGGGGCCACAACCTCATCGACGCCCACTTCGCCTACCCGGACGGCCACGCCGCCACCAAGCTTGGCCGCTGGCTGGGCCTGCCCGTCACCGTCACCCTGCGGGGCACGGAAATGCCCCAGAGCCGCAACCCCGCCCTGGTACCCAGGCTGCGGGAGGTGTTCCGGGACGCCGGCAAGGTCATCACCGTCTCCGATTCCCTGCGCCGCCTGGCTCTTTCCCTGGGCCTTTCCGAAGACCGGGGCCAGGTGGTGGGCAACGGCGTGGACGCGGACAAGTTCGCCCCCGTACCTCGTCAGGAAGCCCGTACCCGCTACCACCTGCCCGAAAACGCCAAGGTGCTCATCACCGTGGGCGGCCTGGTGGAGCGCAAGGGCTTCCACCGCGTCATCGCCTGCCTGCCGGCGTTGCTGAAGGCCCACCCGGACCTGCACTACCTGGTGGTAGGCGGCCCCTGCCCCGAGGGCGACATGAGCCAGGCGCTGAAGGATCAAGCCGCTAACCTGGGCCTGGCCGATCGGGTGCACTTTCTGGGCTCCATTCCCCCCGCCGAACTGAAATGGCCCCTCTCCGCCGCCGACGTCTTCGTCCTCTCCACCCGCAACGAGGGCTGGGCCAACGTCATCCTGGAGGCCATGGCCTGCGGCCTGCCCGTGGTGGCCACCGACGTGGGCGGCAACGCCGAGGTGGTGAGCCGACCGGATCTGGGCGAGATCGTGCCTTTCGACGACCATGCCGCCCTCACCCAGGCCATGGGCCGGGCGCTGGCGAAGGTGTGGGATGCATCCGCGCTCCGCGCTTATGCGGAAGAAAATAGTTGGGATAATCGGATGGAAACACTTGCCCACATTTTCACGAGCACACTTCTGTCCCACCAGGGAACCGGCAAGAAACCGCCCATTGCGAACTCTGAAGCACGAGTCGATACATGCCATGACTGA